The following DNA comes from Streptomyces globosus.
TGCGGATGGGGGAGGGTCACCCCGATCTCGGCGCCCCGGTTCTCGAAGCAGTACACCTGCACCACGCCGGGGCGGGCGGACAGCTCGGACGTCCGGTCGGTCCAGGCGTCGAGGACGAGCCGGGCCCGCTCCTGGGTGAGGTCGGCGAAGCCGGAGTCGTGGTCGGGGGTGAAGCACACCACCTCGCAGCGGCCCGTGGGGCCGGAGAGGGAGGGGAAGCGGTTCTCGAAGACGGCCACCTCGTAGTCGGCGGCCGGGATCTCGCTCTCCCGCCCCTCCCGCGAGGGGCACAGCGGGCAGGAGTCGGCGGGCGGGTGGTGGGTACGCGACTGCCGGTGCGCGGCGATCGCCACCCAGTCGCCGGTGGCCGGGTCCCGCCGCAGCTCCGGAGCGCTCTCGACACGGTCCGGCGGCCGCCGGTCCCGGGCCCGGCGGTCCCGGCCCGGGGCGCTGTCGTAGTAGATGAGCTCGCGGCCGTCCGCGAGTTCGGTGACGGTCCTGTGCACGTCCTCGCCTGATCTGTCGTGTGGGTGCGCGGGCGGATGGGCCGGGGTGTGCCCGGCCCCTCCCCGTACCGGGCCGAACGCGGACTCGATGATACGGCCGCCGGAAGGCTCCCGCCGCGGCGGTGCGGGCCACTGCCGAGGTGCGCGGGATCAGGAGCCGGACGTGCGGATCGATCCGGTGCGCTGCCCGGCGGGGTCGCCGACGAAGCAGGTGACCTTGCGGTCGCCGTCGTCCCACGAACTCTCCGTCGGCAGGTAGTAGTAAAGCTCCAGGCTCCCGGGGAGGGCGGCGTCGGTGCCGCGGTAGGCGGCGAGGACCGTCTCGCCGCACCTCTGCTCGGCCGTCACCCGGATCCTGTCGGCGCCGGGGAACGCCGCGTCCCCGCTCCCGACGGTGAACACCGCGAACGCCTCCCCGTCGTGCGGCTGCCCGCACGGCACGATGTCCACGGACGGGGCGGCGGGCGCGCCGCTCGCGTCGTAGTCCCGTATGTCGTCGGGGGTGTTGAAGCAGTCGCCTGCGCGGATGTCCTCCGTCCCGCCGGATCCCGGCCGGGTGACCTCACCGCTGCTGTCCCTGCCGGGCGACACGTCCGAGAGGGCGCCCCAGAGGACGCCGGCGGCGAGGACCACCGTGATGCCGTTGAGGATGATCGCTGCCACGGCCAGGCCGGTCCCCTTCTCCCCGCCGGCGCGGATCTGGCGGATGGCGACGATGCCCAGGATCATCGGGACCAGCGGCAGGACGCACAGCAGGGACAGCACGAACGCGACGACGGCCAGGGTGTTCGTCTTCGCAGCCGGGCCGTGCGGCGGAGGCTGCGCACCCCAGCCCTGGGGGCTGCCGTACGGCGGCGGGGGCGGCGGGGATTGCGGGGGAGGGGGAGGAGTGGACATGCGCGCGGCACTCCTTGAACGGGAGGGAAAGACGCAACGGTCCGCTTCCCACGCTACCGAGGCAGCCCCCCGGGCGCTCACCGGCGGCCCGGCCCCCCGGGGTCGAGCGCGATCAGCACAGCGGCGCCGGCGAGCGCCAGTGCGGCCAGGGCCTGCAGGGCGGCGGAGAGGGGCGCGCGGCGCCCCAGCGGCCAGGCGCTCAGCCCGGCCAGGGCGGCCGGGACGAGGAGCGCCGAGGCGACTGGTGTCCAGTCCGTGCCCGTGGTGTCCGCGAACAGGTCGGCGTCCGTGTGGCCGAGGCCGACGAGCAGGGCGACGCACGCGGCCGCCGCGTCGAGGACCAGTAGCGCGGCTCCGGCCGCCGCGTCGGCGGCCGGATGGAGCCGCGGCCGTTGCAGGGCGGGCGGCGGCGGGGCCGGGGAGCGGCTGCTGCCGGGAGGCTGTGCCATGTCCACACTGTGCCCGGCGGGCCGGGCGGCGGCCTGAGTACGCGTACTCAGATCCGCCCGACTTCCGGCACCGCCTCGCCCGTGCCGGGGGAAGCGCCGGTAGTGCGCCGCCGGTACGGGGGTAACCGGACCGAGTAGTGCGCAGAACACCCGCTACCCGAACGGAGGGACGTCCGATGCTCTTCCTCGTGGCCGCCCTGCTGCTGCTCGGGGTCCTCCTCGGCGCCGTGGCCCACGTACCCGTGTCCGTCAGCGTTGCAGGCGGCCTCGCCATCGCGCTCTGGCTCGCCGTCTTCGCCGCCCGCGAGCGGCTCTCCGGCCCGGCCCGGGCGGGATCGCCGGGCCGTACCCGCCGCCGGGGAGGTGCCGGCCGATGAGCGCGCGCACCGGTGAACAGGCCGATGCCCGGACCGGGCAGGGGCGCCGGCCGGGCGGGCCCCTCCCGTACGCCGCCCGGATCCGGGAGGCAGACGCGATGGCCGTCACGGCGTTCGTCCTCGGCCTGGCGGGCCTGCTCGTGGCGAACCTGGTCCTCGGCCCCACCGCCGCCGTCCTCGGCGTGCTCGCCCTGCGCAAGGGCACCACCAGGCCTGGCCGGGCCCGCCTCGGCATCGCCCTGGGCGTGGCCGGCGTCGTGGTCCTCGGCTGCCTCGTCGCCGCGGACGGCACGTGGTCCTGGAGCGTGTGACCAGCCTCCGGCCCGACCGTCCGCCAGGGCTGGGCGGCGAGGTGACACACCCCCGCCGGCGCCCTGTCCGACCGGGCCGCGGGGCTGGTAGGCAGGGGCGTACGGGGGGTGGCCGGGGCGCCGGGGTCCGGCGCCCCGGCCGTCCTCCGGACCGCGGCCGGGAATACCTCGCAGGGCGCCCCCGTTCCCGGGTATAGTTGAAATATAAACAACCCTGGGAAGGGGAGCCATGCAGTTCGGGATCTTCACCGTCGGTGACGTCACGCCCGATCCGACCACCGGACGCGTGCCCGGCGAGCACGAGCGGATCAAGGCCATGCTCGCGATCGCACTGAAGGCGGAGGAGGTCGGCCTCGACGTCTTCGCCACCGGCGAGCACCACAACCCGCCGTTCGTCCCCTCCTCGCCCACGACGATGCTCGGCTACATCGCCGCGCGCACCGAGAACCTCATCCTGTCGACCTCCACCACGCTGATCACCACGAACGACCCGGTGAAGATCGCCGAGGACTTCGCGATGCTCCAGCACCTCGCGGACGGCCGCGTCGACCTCATGATGGGCCGCGGCAACACGGGCCCGGTCTACCCCTGGTTCGGCAAGGACATCCGCGACGGCATCGACCTCGCCATCGAGAACTACGCCCTCCTGCGCCGCCTCTGGGACGAGGACACCGTCACCTGGAAGGGCAAGTTCCGTACGCCCCTGCAGTCCTTCACCTCCACCCCCCGCCCGCTCGACGGCGTCGCCCCCTTCGTGTGGCACGGCTCCATCCGCTCCCCGGAGATCGCCGAGCAGGCCGCCTACTACGGCGACGGCTTCTTCCACAACAACATCTTCTGGCCGGCCTCCCACACCCGGCAGATGGTCAACCTCTACCGGCAGCGCTACGCCCACTACGGCCACGGCACCCCCGAGCAGGCCGTTGTGGGACTCGGCGGCCACGTGTTCATGCGCCGCAACTCCCAGGACGCGGTCCGCGAGTTCCGCCCGTACTTCGACAACGCCCCGGTCTACGGCCACGGCCCCTCCCTCGAGGAGTTCGCCTCCCAGACGCCCCTGACCGTCGGCTCGCCCCAGCAGGTCATCGAGCGCACCCTCTCCTTCCGGGACTACGCCGGCGACTACCAGCGCCAGCTGTTCCTGATGGACCACGCCGGACTGCCCCTGAAGACCGTCCTGGAGCAGATCGACATGCTCGGCGAGGAGGTCGTGCCCGTCCTGCGCAAGGAGTTCGCGAGCCTCCGCCCGGCCGGCGTGCCGGACGCGCCCACCCACTCGGCCCGCGTCGCCGCGGCCCGGCAGACCCCGAAGGAGAAGACGCAGGCATGAAGCTCATCGCCGTATCGGCCGGACTGGGCTCGCCCTCCTCGACCCGGCTGCTCGCCGACCGGCTCACCGCCGCGACGCTGGAGCACGTCGACGCCGAGCCCGAGGTGATCGAACTGCGGGACCTGGCCACCGAGATCGCCCGGCACCTCACCACCGGGTTCCCGTCCGCCCGCCTGGCCGCCGCGCTCGACGCGGTGGCCGCCGCGGACGGCCTGATCGCCGTGACGCCGGTCTTCGCGGCCTCGTACAGCGGCCTGTTCAAGTCGTTCTTCGACGTCATCGACAAGGACGCCCTCACCGGGAAGCCGGTGCTCCTCGGCGCGACCGGCGGCACGGCCCGCCACTCCCTGGCCACCGAGCACGCCCTGCGCCCGCTGTTCGCGTACCTGCGGGCGCTCGCCGTGCCGACCGCCGTGTACGCGGCCTCGGAGGACTGGGGCGAGGAGGGCCTCGACCGGCGGATCGCCCGCGCGGGGGCGGAGCTGGCGCGGTTCATGGCACCGGCGGGCCGGGCCGGAACCCCCGACACGGACACCGCCGCGGCGATCGCGCCCCGGTCGCTGACGGGCGCGATCACGTCGGTGGACCCGGCGGACGGCTTCGAGGTCGTGCCGTTCGCCCAGCGTTTGGAGGCCCTGCGGGTCCCGTAGCCGGCCCACCCGCCGGCGGGCACGGGCACGGGCCCGGCCCAGCCGCAACGGCTGCCGCCCCGGCGATCCAGGCCGGGGCGGCAGCCGTCAACGGGACGGCCGCGGGGCATACTTCCGGGATGACGACCACCCCGCGGGCCTCCTGGCGGAACACCACCCACGACTGGGCGGGCACCGTCGACCTCGGCCACCTGGAGCACATCCGCCGGAACCCGGCCGTCCACGCCCCCGGCGGCACCCGGCACCTCGTCCTCGAAGCCGTCGCCTACGCGGCCGACGAGGCGGCATCCGGCAACGGCGGGCACTGCCGCCTCACTCTCCACCCCGACGGCTCCGTCGCCGTCGCGGATGACGGTCGCGGCACGGACACCCGCCTCGACGAGCACGGACGCCCCGTGAAGAAGCCCGTCATGGCGACCAAGGACCTCCGGTTCTTCGACCACCCCGCCGCACCGCCCCTGCCCGACGCCCACGCCCGGCGGGGCATGTCCGTCGTCGCCGCGCTCAGCACCTGGCTCGTCCACACCAACCGCCGCCGCAACGGCTCCTGGACCCAGCGGTACGAACTGGGTGTGCCGGCCACCGGCCTGCGCCCCGTCCCCGACGACGGCACGACCGGCACCACTGTCCACTTCCTCCCCGCCCGCGTGCTGCGGGAGGCGGGCGGCCCGACGTCCGACGACCTGGCCCGGCTGACGGCGGCTTGGCCGCACCTCTGCGTGCAGATCGACGACCGCCGCACCTGACCCCCGGATCCCGCGGGGAGACAGGCTACGGCCGGCCCGGCCCGCCCGCCGTCAGCCGGGCGCACTCGGCCACGACCTCCGGCAGCCCGCCGCGCTCCTCCAGCAGCCGGCGCTGCACCCGGGCCCCGTTGCCCCGCTCCAGCAGCTCCGCCACGCCCTTGCGGGCCGCCGCGGCGTCCCCGCTGTCCTCCAGGGCCTCGCCCACATGCTCCAGCAGCGCCTCGACCACCGCCTCCGCCGGGGCCTGCCGCATGGTGCGCGGGTCGACGAGCGGGCCGTCCAGGCCCGACTTGCCCGCCCGCCACGACGCCAGCCGCAGCAGGCCGACACCGATCCGGGCCGGCGGCTCGCCCGCCCGCCAGGCCCGGGAGGCGGTCTCCACCAGCGCGCGGGCCAGGGCGGCCAGCAGCACCGGCTCGGAGGGGTCCAGGCACACGTCCGCCGTGCGCAGCTCCACCGTCGGGTACGTCGCCGACAGCCGGGCGTCGAAGTACACCATCCCCGCATCCCGCAGGACACCCGTGCCGAGCATGTCCCGGACCTGCTCGTGGTAGCGGTCGGCGCTGCCGAAGACCTCCACCGGCCCTGCGGACGGCCACCGGTTCCACACCCGGCTGCGGTAGCTGCCGTACCCGCTGTCCTGGCCCTGCCAGAAGGGGGAGTTCGCGCTCATGGCCGTCAGGACGGGCAGCCAGGGGCGGATCCGGTCCAGGACGGCCACGCCCTCCTCGTCGGACTCCACCGACACGTGGACGTGGCAGCCGCAGGTGAGCTGCTCCTGCTCGGTCAGGCCGAACTGCTCGCCCACCCAGCGGTAGCGCTCCCCGGGGCTCCTCGACGGCTCCACCGGCAGGGGCGAGGTGGCGAGCGCGGCAACCGAGGCCCCGGCCTCACCGGCGTGGCGTGCGGCCTCCGCCCGCCACCGGGCGATCTCCTCGGCGAGTTCGCCCATCTGCGTCACGGGCCGGGTCGCGAACTCGACCTGCTCGTTCTTGAGCTCGCGCTCGAAGACCTCCTCGCCGCCTCCGGGTGCCTTGCGCGCCGCCTCCAGCACGGCGGCCGCGAGCGCGATCGGCTCCCCGGTCCGCGGGCTCACCAGCAGCAGCTCCTCCTCCACGCCCACACTGCGCACACCCGTCACCGGCGGCCTCCCGCATGCCGGCCGCCCTCACGCCTGGTGGCGGTGAGGAGCACGGCCACCAGCATCGGCACGGTGAGCAGCACCACGTTTGCCATGACGAACCTTCCCTGTCGATGAGCAGGATGCCTACTGTCTGGCCGCTCCACGCGATCACAAACCCCCGACCCGCCGAATGTGCGCTCCACACCCCGGTCAAACCCGGCCTTATAAAAGAGAACCTGGAGTCTTATTCGACTTATGGAAGCATGGTGGCGGCAAGCGGCAGCACAATCCGCGGCCGACGCCGACGCCGACGCATGGGGAGCGGGAGGCGCCGACATGGTGCTCATCTGCACGAACACCATGCACAAGGTCGCCGACACCGCACCGGAAGGTCATCCAGGACCTCGTGTCCGCCGGAGCGGAGGGCATCATCCTGGGCTGCACGGAAATCGAACTCCTCGCAGGCCCCGAGGACAGCCCGGTCCCCCTCTTCCCCACGGCCCGGCTCCACGCCGAAGCAGCCGTGACCGCCGCCCTGTCGGATGCCTGGAACGCCCCCGACGCCCCCGATGCCCGGGTCGGGCCGTCCGGGCCCTCCGTGCGTCCGGCTTGACCCTGACACCGTGGCAAGGGCTTCACTGCGGGCCAGGAGGTGGTTCCCATGGCCACGTCGGAATCCGACACGCAGACCGTGCGCGCCCTCGCGGCGCTCGCGCACGACGACCCGTCCGTCCGACTGCGGGCGGCGCTCGCGGTCGGCTCGGCCCCCGACCCGGGCAGTGTCCGCCCGCTGGCCGAGCGGTGTGCCGTCGAGCCCGAGTTCCCCGTGCGCGAGATGCTCACCTGGGCGCTCACCCGCCACGCGCCCTCGGCGACCGTGCCCCTGCTGGTCGACGCGGTGCGGGGAGGGCGGGGACAGGCGCGGAGCCAGGCGCTGCACACCCTTTCCAAGATCCGGGACAGGAGGGCCTGGCCGGTGGTCACGCCCGCCCTGCTCGCCGACCCCGACGACGAGGTGGCCCGTAGTGCCTGGCGCGCCGCGGTGGTCCTCGTACCCGAGGGGGAGGAGCAGGCCCTGGCCGTAGGGTTGGCCACGCAGCTCGGGCGCGGCGGACGCGAGACGCAGCTGAGTCTCAGCCGGGCGCTGGTCGCGCTCGGGGAGGCGATGCTGCCGGCCGTGGACGCCACGACACGCCACCCCGACCCCGGCGTACGCACGCACGCCCTGGCCACGGAGCGGCTGCGGCGCGACCCGGACGCCGGGTTCGAGCTCGCGATCGAGGAGGCGAAACGCGTCACGGCCCTGGGCGGGGCCGGGCAGTGAAGGGCGGTGGGCAGTGCTGATCGGCGACGTCGCGCGGCGCTCCGGGGTGAGCGCCCGCATGCTCCGGCACTACGAATCGCTCGGCCTGGTCCGCCCGGAGGTGCGGACCGCCTCCGGCTACCGGGAGTACTCCGACGCGGACATCCGGCGCATCTTCCACATCGAGAGCCTGCGCTCCCTCGGGCTGTCGCTGCGCGACGTCGGCCGCGCGCTCGACGACCCCGGCTTCGCCCCCGCCGGGCTCGTCGAGGACCTCATCGGCCGGACCCGGGAGCGCATCGCGGCGGAGACGGAGCTCCTGACGCGGCTGAGCCGGATCGGCGCCGCGGCGCCCGCCGACTGGGAGGACGTCCTGCAGACCACCGCCCTGCTCCAGGCGCTGGCGTCGCACAGCGCGGGGGCCCGGCAGCGTGCGGCCCTCGCCGCGGCCGCGGAGGCCCCCGTACCGGTGGAGGCACTGGTGGAGGCCGCGCTCGGCGAGGCGGACCCGCACGTCGCCGGAGCGCTCCGGTGGGCCCTGGCGCAGGCGGGCGGGGACGGTCCGGCGCTGCTCGGGGAGGGCCTGCGCTCGGCGGAGCCCGAGGTGCGCGGACGGGCCGTCCGGGCCCTCGCCGAGATCCCGGGCGCCGAGGCGACCGCCCTGCTGGAGGAGGCCCTCGCAGGCCCCGACACCGACGTCCGCTGCCGCGCGGCCCTGGCGCTCGGGGCGCGCGGAGTGCCCGGGGCCGTTCCCGTCCTGGTCGCCATGGTCGTCGAGGACCGCAGCGACGCCGACGCGGCCGACGCACTGGCCGCCCTGGCGGGCGGTCCCGCCTCGGCGGACCGCATCGCCGCCGCCCTGGCCGACCGCCTCGGCGATCCCGCCACCCCGGCCCCCGCCCGCCGCCGCCTGACCCAGGCCCTCGCGGACGTCCCCGGCGCCGCGGCCGCCCGCACCCTCGCGGACCTCTGCCGCGACGCCGACCGGGTCGTCGCCTCAACGGCGGCGTACGTGCTCGGCCTGCGCGACGCCGGCCGGTAGGCAGCCCCGGCAGCAGGGCGACTGCCCGCCGGCCGCCGCGGCCGGGTTCACGGCTGCCGGGCGCGCGGAAGCGGTCCGCGGCGCAGCGCGGCGGGGGTGGTCCCGTACCAGCGCTTCACTGCGCGGCGCAGCGTCCGCGCGTCGGCGTAGCCGGTGCGGGCGGCTACCCTGTCGACGCCGAGGCCGGTGCCGCGGAGCAGCCGGGTGACGTGGCTCCGCCGCAGGGAGTCGAGTTCACCGTTCCAGGTGGTGCCGTGCTCCTCGAGCCGCCGCTGGACCGTGCGGGTGCCGGCGGCCATGCGCCGGGCGACCGCCGCCAGTGTGGGGGTGGACTCCTCGTAGGCGGAGGCCAGAGCGGCGCGGAACAGGTCGAGCCAGTCGTACAGCGGGACCGAGGCGGCGAGCGTCTGCTCGGCGTGCCGCTTCAGCACCGCGGACAGCCCCGGTTGGGCGGCAGGGTTGGCACTCTCCAGGTCGGAGGCCAGAAAGGTGAGGGAGCTGACAGGGGCCTCGAACTCGATGGCGCGGGTTCCGAACAGCTCGATCAGGGAGTCGTGCCGCCGGGGCGTTTCGGCGGCGAGCGTGACCCGCAGCGGGACCAGGTCGCGCTGAACGGCGCTGCTCAGGCGCTGCAGGTACACGCCGAGGGCGTAGGCGCTGATGGCGTTGCCCGCCTCGTAGGCGACATCGGCCTGGTTGACGTGGCCGACGGTGATCTGCCGGCCGTCCTCGCTGATGCCGAGGGCGTCGGTGGAGGGGTCGCCCACCGAGGCGAAGCAGGCGGAGGCGTCCCGGAGGCCTTCGAGGGGGGTCGGCGCGGAGGGAACCAGGTAGTCCCAGGCGCCGAGCGCACCGAATCGGGACTCCTTGGCCAGGGCGAGCGAGAGCATCGTCCAGGGGGCGCGCGCGGTCGCCAGCTCCGCCAGGCGGACCACCGTGCTCGTGGGGGTGCGGCACAGGTCGTCGTTCAGGTGCTCCGGCGCCAGCCCGAGCAGCCCCACGTAGCCCTTTGGCGGCACGTGGAGCAGCCGAGCGGCTGCCACGTAGACGCGGGCCAGGCCGGAAGAGGTGGTGTTGCGGTGGGGCGGTGCGGTCACAGGCGCCGAGGATAGTCAGGAGGCTCGCGGCCGCGGACGCCGGGGATGCGCACCCGCCGATGCGCAGTTGGCGCGCGGGGTCCGCTTGTCGGCGCGTGCGGCCCCCCGTGTGCCGGACACGGCACCCGTGGCCCGAGCGTCCACAGTCGGCGGGCGGCACCGTCGCCGCAAGGTCGTGCTCACCCCGGTGGGCGAGCAGCTGCGCGACGACCTGCACCCCGCCCAGCGGCAGATCCAGCAGGCGGTCGAGCGCGCTCTGTCTGCCGGGCGCGGCGTCAGCGGTGTGCTGGACGTCGGGTACTCCGGTCCGACGGCCGCCGACGTTCTGCTCCGAGCCGCGGACGTCTTCCAGCTTCGGAACCCCCACTGCCAGGTCCGGATCCACGAGATCCAGCTCACCGACCTGTACGGGCCCATCCGCAGCGGCCAGGTGGACGTCCAGGTCACCGAGGGCCCCGTCGCGGAACCGGACCTCACGGCCGGCCCGCTGCTGTTCCGGTAGGACCGCGTCGTGCTCGTCTCCCGGGACCACCCCTTCGCCGCGTACGAGTCCGTCCCGGTCGAGGACTACGCCGCTCGCCGGCCATTGGTACAGACCTATTGACCCTCCCTTGGTGCGCTCCTACGATCCGGACCGGTACGGCCCCACCTGTCCCCACGCATCCGGAGCCGGGCGCCACGCCCCCCATCGGCCTGTCATGGTCATGGTGTTCGGCTGGAAGGGAGCACCGCATGTTCCGTCGAAGGCCACGCCCCCCGCTCCCGCCGCCGTCGGGCGGCCCCGCCATGAGCGGGCAGCGCGCCCTGCAGCGCCCGCTCGCCGCCCTGAGCGCCGTCGCCGTCGCCGCCGCGGGCCTGGCCGTGGCCGGATCCGTCGCCGCCGGGGCCGCCACCTCGGCGGACGCGGCCGCCAACCTGGTCGCCAACCCCGGCTTCGAGAGCGGCCTGTCCGGCTGGAGCTGCACCGGCGGCTCCGGTACGGCCGTCGGCAGCCCGGTCCGCTCCGGCAGTTCCGCGCTCAGGGCCGTGCCGAGCGGCCAGGACAACGCCCGGTGCTCCCAGACGGTCGGCGTCCAGCCCAATTCCGCGTACACCCTGACCGCGCACGTCCAGGGCAGCTACGTCCACCTCGGCGCCACCGGCACCGGACTCACCGGCACCACCTCCGCGTGGACTCCGAACAGCGCCTCGTACGCACCGCTTACCGTCAGCTTCACCACCGGCCCGAGCACCACCTCCGTCACCGTCCACCTGCACGGCTGGTACGGCCAGCCCGCCTACCACGCGGACGACGTCTCCCTCACGGGCCCCGGCGGCACGCCCCCGCCCACCAGCCCCCCGCCCACCAGCCCTCCGCCGACGAGCCCGCCTCCCACCTCCGAGCCGCCCGGCGAGACCTGCCCCCTGAAGCCCAAGCCCGCGGGCAAGGTCCTCCAGGGCTACTGGGAGAACTGGGACGGCGCCGCGAACGGAGTCCACCCCGGCATGGGCTGGATCCCCATCACGGACAGCCGGATCGCCGCCCACGGCTACAACGTCGTCAACGCCGCCTTCCCGGTGATCCGCTCCGACGGCACCGTCCTGTGGGAGGACGGCATGGACGCCACCGTCAAGGTGGCCACCCCGGCCGAGATGTGCCGGGCCAAGGCCGCCGGCGCGACGATCCTCATGTCCATCGGCGGCGCCACCGCCGGCATCGACCTCAGCTCCAGCACCGTCGCCGACCGCTTCGTGGCCACCATCGTCCCGATCCTGAAGAAGTACAACTTCGACGGGATCGACATCGACATCGAGACCGGCCTGACCGGCAGCGGCGACATCAACACCCTGTCCCCGTCCCAGGCCAACCTCGTCCGCATCATCGACGGCGTCCTGGCCCGGATGCCCGCCGGCTTCGGCCTGACCATGGCGCCCGAGACCGCGTACGTCACCGGCGGCAGCGTCACCTACGGCTCGATCTGGGGCTCGTACCTGCCGATCATCAAGAAGTACGCCGACAACGGCCGCCTGTGGTGGCTGAACATGCAGTACTACAACGGCAGCATGTACGGCTGCTCCGGCGACTCCTACCCCGCCGGCACCGTGCAGGGCTTCACCGCCCAGACCACCTGCCTCAACAACGGCCTGGTCATCCAGGGCACCACCATCAAGGTCCCGTACGACAAGCAGGTCCCCGGCCTCCCGGCCCAGCCCGGCGCGGGCGGCGGCCACATGGCGCCGGGTCTCGTCGGCCAGGCGTGGAACGCCTTCGGCGGCTCCCTCAAGGGCCTGATGACCTGGTCGGTCAACTGGGACGGCTCAAAGGGCTGGGGCTTCGGCGACAACGTCAAGTCCCTCCAGGGCCGCTGACGACAACCCGGCCCACGGGCCCCGTACCGCACCGCAGCCGGCCGCTCTCCCTCCGGGGGCGGCCGGCTCAGGTGACAATGGACCTCTGCCGCGAGGGGAGACGCCGATGACCACGACAGCGACGACGGCGAAGGACCTGTTCCTCACCGCCATGGACCGCCGGTTCGCACCGGAGGTGGGGCAGGGCGACCTGTCGCTGGCCCTCGCCGGGGCGGAACTGCTCGACCTCCTCGGCGCGAGGGCGCTCACCCTGGACGGCGACCGCGTCGTGCCGGGGGCCGCGGCGGCACTCGGCGACGTCCTGCTGGACGAGGCCTCGGCCGCGCTCGTGCGGCAGCCGCCGTACGAGCAGGTGGAGGACTGGCTGTGGCGCCGGGGCCGCGACCTCGCGGCGGCCTACCGGCGCGCCCTCCAAGCGGACGGCGGACTGTCCGCGCGGCGCAGCGGCCGCCTGGGCCTGGGCGCCGTACGGGTGGAACCGGTCGATTCCCCGGCGCGCGAGCGGGCCGCGGCCCGCCTGGAAGCGGCGGAACCGGTACTCGGCGCGCTCGCCGCCGCGATCGGCATCGGCATCGCCGCGGACACGGAGGCCGGACAGGCGGCCGTCCCCGCCGCGGCCGCTCTCGAAGACGAGCCGGTGACGACCGTACTGGCCGCGGTCATGGACGCGGTGATGGAGCTGGAGGCCGTACGCCGGCGGCGCTCCATCGAGGAAGCGGCGTTCGCGAACATCTGGCGGGCGCCCTGAGCGCCACGCGCGGCTTCCCAGTGCTGTGGCCGGGAAGGTTCACCGGGACACGGCGCCCGGCACGGCGCCTCGCCGCGTTGGCGGACCGCACACGTACGCCCCGTACGCGCCGCGGCCTGCCGCCTTGCGATGCACCGCACCGGACACCGCGCCCCGGCAAACCTTCCCGGTCACGGCTAGTCGCCCCCGCCGCCGCAGGACGAGCCGCACGACGACCCGCCTCCCGAGCCGCCGCCGCTCCACCAGCTCTTGCGCCGCTTCGAGCGCCCGCCCGGAAGCAGGACCTTGAAGCCCACCACGACGATGACCACTGCGATGGCCAGGACGACTTCCATCCTCTGACCCCCCGTTCTTCCTGTGTACCGGTCGTGCACGGACGATGCCCCGCGCGGCAGCCCGCCGAAGCCCGGTTTGAGCAAGTTCAGAGGTTCGGGCCGCGCTCAGTCCGGCCGGCAGGACGCAGGCTGCGCAGCAGTTCGTCGCACAGCGCCATCGTGGCGGTGTTGTCCGCCGCCGAGGCCGCCTGCGGGGTGACGTTGGCGACCGCCT
Coding sequences within:
- a CDS encoding ATP-binding protein yields the protein MTTTPRASWRNTTHDWAGTVDLGHLEHIRRNPAVHAPGGTRHLVLEAVAYAADEAASGNGGHCRLTLHPDGSVAVADDGRGTDTRLDEHGRPVKKPVMATKDLRFFDHPAAPPLPDAHARRGMSVVAALSTWLVHTNRRRNGSWTQRYELGVPATGLRPVPDDGTTGTTVHFLPARVLREAGGPTSDDLARLTAAWPHLCVQIDDRRT
- a CDS encoding MerR family transcriptional regulator, with the translated sequence MLIGDVARRSGVSARMLRHYESLGLVRPEVRTASGYREYSDADIRRIFHIESLRSLGLSLRDVGRALDDPGFAPAGLVEDLIGRTRERIAAETELLTRLSRIGAAAPADWEDVLQTTALLQALASHSAGARQRAALAAAAEAPVPVEALVEAALGEADPHVAGALRWALAQAGGDGPALLGEGLRSAEPEVRGRAVRALAEIPGAEATALLEEALAGPDTDVRCRAALALGARGVPGAVPVLVAMVVEDRSDADAADALAALAGGPASADRIAAALADRLGDPATPAPARRRLTQALADVPGAAAARTLADLCRDADRVVASTAAYVLGLRDAGR
- a CDS encoding DUF4190 domain-containing protein, which encodes MSTPPPPPQSPPPPPPYGSPQGWGAQPPPHGPAAKTNTLAVVAFVLSLLCVLPLVPMILGIVAIRQIRAGGEKGTGLAVAAIILNGITVVLAAGVLWGALSDVSPGRDSSGEVTRPGSGGTEDIRAGDCFNTPDDIRDYDASGAPAAPSVDIVPCGQPHDGEAFAVFTVGSGDAAFPGADRIRVTAEQRCGETVLAAYRGTDAALPGSLELYYYLPTESSWDDGDRKVTCFVGDPAGQRTGSIRTSGS
- a CDS encoding DUF4190 domain-containing protein, whose protein sequence is MSARTGEQADARTGQGRRPGGPLPYAARIREADAMAVTAFVLGLAGLLVANLVLGPTAAVLGVLALRKGTTRPGRARLGIALGVAGVVVLGCLVAADGTWSWSV
- a CDS encoding LLM class flavin-dependent oxidoreductase; its protein translation is MQFGIFTVGDVTPDPTTGRVPGEHERIKAMLAIALKAEEVGLDVFATGEHHNPPFVPSSPTTMLGYIAARTENLILSTSTTLITTNDPVKIAEDFAMLQHLADGRVDLMMGRGNTGPVYPWFGKDIRDGIDLAIENYALLRRLWDEDTVTWKGKFRTPLQSFTSTPRPLDGVAPFVWHGSIRSPEIAEQAAYYGDGFFHNNIFWPASHTRQMVNLYRQRYAHYGHGTPEQAVVGLGGHVFMRRNSQDAVREFRPYFDNAPVYGHGPSLEEFASQTPLTVGSPQQVIERTLSFRDYAGDYQRQLFLMDHAGLPLKTVLEQIDMLGEEVVPVLRKEFASLRPAGVPDAPTHSARVAAARQTPKEKTQA
- a CDS encoding HEAT repeat domain-containing protein; this translates as MATSESDTQTVRALAALAHDDPSVRLRAALAVGSAPDPGSVRPLAERCAVEPEFPVREMLTWALTRHAPSATVPLLVDAVRGGRGQARSQALHTLSKIRDRRAWPVVTPALLADPDDEVARSAWRAAVVLVPEGEEQALAVGLATQLGRGGRETQLSLSRALVALGEAMLPAVDATTRHPDPGVRTHALATERLRRDPDAGFELAIEEAKRVTALGGAGQ
- a CDS encoding glutamate--cysteine ligase → MRSVGVEEELLLVSPRTGEPIALAAAVLEAARKAPGGGEEVFERELKNEQVEFATRPVTQMGELAEEIARWRAEAARHAGEAGASVAALATSPLPVEPSRSPGERYRWVGEQFGLTEQEQLTCGCHVHVSVESDEEGVAVLDRIRPWLPVLTAMSANSPFWQGQDSGYGSYRSRVWNRWPSAGPVEVFGSADRYHEQVRDMLGTGVLRDAGMVYFDARLSATYPTVELRTADVCLDPSEPVLLAALARALVETASRAWRAGEPPARIGVGLLRLASWRAGKSGLDGPLVDPRTMRQAPAEAVVEALLEHVGEALEDSGDAAAARKGVAELLERGNGARVQRRLLEERGGLPEVVAECARLTAGGPGRP
- a CDS encoding CE1759 family FMN reductase gives rise to the protein MKLIAVSAGLGSPSSTRLLADRLTAATLEHVDAEPEVIELRDLATEIARHLTTGFPSARLAAALDAVAAADGLIAVTPVFAASYSGLFKSFFDVIDKDALTGKPVLLGATGGTARHSLATEHALRPLFAYLRALAVPTAVYAASEDWGEEGLDRRIARAGAELARFMAPAGRAGTPDTDTAAAIAPRSLTGAITSVDPADGFEVVPFAQRLEALRVP